The following proteins are encoded in a genomic region of Prosthecobacter sp. SYSU 5D2:
- a CDS encoding redox-sensing transcriptional repressor Rex, which produces MPRIDIPRKSIYRLSIYQRCLSKLRENDVDTVSSEALAKAAGVKPTQLRKDLTYFGQFGTRGLGYNVDVLSNTISEVLGHNRLQPVILVGVGNLGSALLRYGGFRKEGFEVVAAFDVSPKRQPDLSIPILGITEISDFIRTNQVKMAILAVPASAAQSVTNQMVEAGIQAILNFSPSVLDVPEHVVVNSVDLAVELENLSYFIR; this is translated from the coding sequence GTGCCGCGAATAGACATCCCCCGCAAATCGATCTACCGCCTTTCCATCTATCAGCGATGCCTAAGCAAGCTGCGCGAGAATGACGTGGACACGGTCTCCTCTGAAGCTTTGGCCAAAGCTGCGGGAGTGAAACCGACGCAGCTTCGCAAAGATCTGACTTACTTTGGCCAGTTCGGCACGCGGGGTCTGGGGTATAATGTGGATGTGCTCAGCAACACGATCTCCGAGGTGCTAGGGCATAACCGCCTGCAGCCGGTCATCCTGGTGGGCGTAGGGAATCTGGGCTCCGCCCTGCTGCGTTATGGCGGTTTCCGCAAAGAGGGTTTCGAGGTGGTGGCCGCCTTTGACGTTTCCCCCAAACGCCAGCCGGACCTTTCCATCCCCATCCTGGGCATCACCGAGATCAGCGACTTCATCCGCACGAATCAGGTAAAGATGGCCATCCTGGCCGTGCCTGCCAGCGCCGCGCAGAGTGTGACCAATCAGATGGTGGAAGCCGGCATCCAGGCCATTTTGAATTTCTCTCCGTCTGTCCTAGATGTGCCGGAGCATGTGGTGGTGAACAGCGTGGACCTGGCCGTGGAGCTGGAGAATTTGAGCTACTTCATTCGTTAG
- a CDS encoding multicopper oxidase domain-containing protein, with protein MKIFLSLAALWLPMAALACDDCKTRRPVTGPLVEYDLYIAEQTVSPAGKPVRGLTINGGIPGPTLRFREGDFARIRVHNQLKNETTSTHWHGLLLPNEMDGVPHVTTPPIQPGTTHTFEFEMRHSGTYWYHSHTHLQEQSGIYGSIVVLPKGGEPVAADREQVLLFSDWTNIDPHEVQRMLMRGSDYFGLMRRNSQSILGAAQQGMLKDYFRREWTRMMPMDVSDVGYHAFLVNGLRSTKIEGRPGERVRLRLINASAATYFYIHSSAGPMTIVAADGPPVQPVPVDRLFMAIAETYDVIITIPASGQYELRATTQDGSGHASAFFGEGALTPSSDPPRPNLYQMNEMLRLALEEKEDDPRASLNLPRPGSPYRVLKSTKDTTLPRHLPRRKITMHLTGDMNRYVWGFDGKTMAQEPYVPIKKGEIIELELINDTMMHHPIHLHGHFFRVLMGQGARSPLKHTVDVPPMTSRTVEFEANEEKDWMFHCHILYHMMSGMARVFRYEETGHKVTEAAAENAPSVTGHDHSLAHAGGLGEHGHDMAYVWGAASIQSHMSEGLLTWMNPKNDLLLGWEVGWGKVDKPEYEIDAFYQRYFNPNFQAFIGARFSNEENVENRAAIGFNYRLPLMAWAELSMDSEGDARIALSKRFQLTPRLGIFGEVEYDTNTRWEWSAGADYTLTRHASLITQYHSEFGLGAGVLIRF; from the coding sequence ATGAAGATTTTTTTATCCTTAGCCGCCCTCTGGCTGCCGATGGCCGCCCTGGCCTGTGACGATTGCAAGACCCGCCGCCCGGTGACCGGGCCGCTGGTGGAATACGACCTCTACATTGCCGAACAAACTGTCAGCCCGGCGGGCAAACCTGTGCGCGGCCTAACCATCAATGGCGGCATCCCCGGACCGACGCTGCGCTTCCGTGAAGGTGACTTTGCGCGCATCCGCGTGCATAACCAGCTCAAGAATGAGACCACCTCCACGCACTGGCATGGTTTGCTTTTGCCGAATGAAATGGACGGTGTACCTCACGTGACCACCCCGCCCATCCAGCCGGGGACAACTCATACGTTCGAGTTCGAGATGCGGCATTCCGGCACCTACTGGTATCATTCGCATACGCACCTGCAGGAGCAGAGCGGGATTTATGGATCCATTGTGGTCTTGCCAAAAGGCGGTGAACCGGTGGCGGCGGATCGCGAGCAGGTGCTGCTGTTTTCAGACTGGACCAACATTGACCCGCATGAAGTGCAGCGGATGCTCATGCGCGGCAGTGATTACTTTGGACTGATGCGGCGAAATTCGCAGTCCATCCTCGGCGCGGCACAGCAAGGCATGCTGAAGGATTACTTCCGCCGCGAATGGACACGCATGATGCCCATGGATGTCTCGGATGTGGGCTATCACGCCTTTTTGGTCAATGGTCTGCGGAGCACGAAGATCGAGGGCAGGCCGGGGGAGCGCGTCCGGCTGCGGCTGATCAATGCCTCGGCGGCGACGTATTTTTACATCCACTCCTCCGCCGGGCCGATGACTATCGTGGCGGCAGACGGGCCGCCGGTGCAACCGGTGCCGGTGGATCGGCTGTTCATGGCTATTGCGGAGACTTATGACGTCATCATCACCATCCCCGCCAGCGGGCAGTATGAGCTGCGGGCCACCACGCAGGACGGCAGCGGCCATGCCTCCGCCTTTTTTGGCGAGGGTGCGCTGACGCCATCCAGCGACCCGCCGAGGCCGAATTTGTATCAGATGAACGAGATGCTGCGGCTGGCCCTTGAGGAGAAGGAGGACGATCCGCGAGCCTCGCTGAATTTGCCCCGGCCCGGCTCGCCCTATCGTGTGCTGAAGTCCACCAAGGACACCACCTTGCCCCGCCACCTGCCGCGCCGGAAGATCACGATGCACCTGACCGGGGACATGAACCGCTACGTGTGGGGGTTCGATGGCAAGACGATGGCGCAGGAACCTTACGTGCCGATCAAGAAAGGCGAGATCATCGAGCTGGAGCTGATCAATGACACGATGATGCATCACCCCATCCACCTGCATGGGCACTTCTTCCGGGTGCTGATGGGCCAGGGCGCGCGCTCACCGCTGAAGCACACGGTGGACGTGCCGCCGATGACGAGCCGGACGGTGGAATTTGAAGCCAACGAGGAGAAGGACTGGATGTTCCACTGTCACATTTTGTACCACATGATGAGCGGCATGGCGCGGGTGTTCCGGTATGAGGAGACCGGGCACAAAGTTACAGAGGCCGCCGCTGAAAACGCACCGTCGGTCACCGGCCATGATCATAGCCTGGCCCACGCCGGAGGCCTGGGGGAGCATGGCCATGACATGGCGTATGTCTGGGGAGCAGCCTCCATCCAGAGCCACATGAGCGAGGGGCTGCTGACGTGGATGAATCCCAAGAATGATCTTTTGTTAGGCTGGGAGGTGGGCTGGGGGAAGGTGGACAAACCGGAATATGAAATTGACGCTTTTTACCAGCGCTACTTCAACCCGAATTTCCAGGCCTTCATTGGCGCCCGCTTCAGCAATGAGGAGAATGTGGAGAACCGCGCCGCCATCGGCTTCAACTACCGTCTGCCGCTCATGGCCTGGGCGGAGCTGAGCATGGACAGCGAGGGAGATGCACGGATCGCCCTGTCCAAGCGCTTCCAGCTCACGCCGCGGCTCGGTATTTTTGGCGAGGTGGAGTATGACACGAACACCCGCTGGGAGTGGTCTGCCGGAGCGGACTACACGCTGACCCGGCATGCCTCCCTGATCACTCAATACCATTCCGAATTCGGCCTCGGGGCCGGCGTCCTTATCCGCTTTTGA
- a CDS encoding TRASH domain-containing protein — protein MKRTPFITLLAAAALSVGLATAAEKTTEGLPANYPLKKCVVSDEEFGGEMGKPVKVTHNGTDVYLCCKACLKDFKKDPDKYTKMVTDAAKKN, from the coding sequence ATGAAACGCACCCCTTTTATCACCCTCCTGGCCGCCGCTGCTCTCAGCGTTGGCCTAGCCACCGCTGCTGAAAAAACCACCGAAGGCCTGCCCGCCAACTATCCGCTGAAAAAATGCGTCGTCTCTGACGAGGAATTCGGCGGTGAAATGGGCAAGCCGGTCAAGGTGACTCACAACGGGACCGATGTGTACCTTTGCTGCAAAGCCTGCTTGAAGGACTTCAAAAAGGACCCTGATAAGTACACCAAGATGGTCACGGACGCGGCGAAGAAGAACTAG
- a CDS encoding RNA polymerase sigma factor, translated as MSTNPLLQHLDAFLGFARSRTGDPDLAEDLVQECLMKALKADHMPEDDEGVVTWFYRILRHAIIDAHRRRSTREQALEKLVHELPATMAAEDEKALCQCVMKLLPALPPADAGLLRRIDLEGESATAIAEETNQRANTLNVRLLRARKRLREQVQRVCRTCATHGCLDCDCP; from the coding sequence ATGTCCACGAATCCCCTGCTACAACATCTGGATGCCTTTCTCGGCTTTGCCCGTTCCCGCACCGGGGATCCCGACCTGGCGGAAGACTTGGTGCAGGAGTGCCTGATGAAGGCGCTCAAGGCAGACCACATGCCTGAGGATGACGAAGGCGTGGTCACCTGGTTTTATCGCATTCTCCGCCATGCCATCATCGATGCCCACCGTCGCCGCAGCACGCGGGAGCAGGCTTTGGAAAAACTGGTGCATGAATTGCCAGCCACCATGGCCGCCGAGGATGAAAAAGCGCTGTGCCAATGTGTGATGAAGCTGCTGCCTGCACTGCCACCGGCGGATGCCGGGCTGCTTCGTCGAATTGATCTTGAAGGCGAATCCGCCACAGCCATCGCTGAGGAGACAAATCAACGTGCGAACACCCTCAATGTCCGGCTCTTGCGTGCCCGCAAAAGGCTGCGCGAGCAGGTGCAACGCGTCTGCCGCACCTGTGCCACACATGGCTGCCTGGACTGTGACTGCCCATAA
- a CDS encoding nucleotide pyrophosphohydrolase, translating into MTIEALTERICAFRDARDWQQFHNPKDMAVAIAAEAGELMQHFVWKTQEQTQQVITEKRAEITDEIADVGILLFELAHNLNIPLAQAMQAKLERNELRYPAEKARGNNLKYNEL; encoded by the coding sequence ATGACCATTGAAGCCCTGACTGAACGCATCTGTGCCTTTCGCGATGCCCGTGACTGGCAGCAGTTTCACAATCCCAAGGACATGGCCGTGGCCATCGCGGCGGAGGCCGGGGAGCTGATGCAGCACTTCGTCTGGAAAACCCAGGAGCAAACCCAGCAGGTCATTACCGAAAAACGCGCCGAGATCACCGATGAAATCGCCGATGTGGGCATCCTGCTCTTTGAGCTTGCCCATAATCTGAACATCCCCCTGGCCCAGGCCATGCAGGCCAAGCTGGAGCGCAATGAACTCCGCTACCCAGCGGAGAAGGCCCGGGGCAACAATCTGAAATACAATGAGCTCTGA
- the ilvD gene encoding dihydroxy-acid dehydratase, which translates to MAKKAASKKPESLHRKHSAIVVDGVERAPSRAMLHAVGFKREDFQKSQIGIASTWSMVTPCNMHIDRLAKETAKGVDAAGGKSLIFNTITISDGISMGTEGMKYSLVSREVIADSIETVVGCEGMDGFVAIGGCDKNMPGCLMAMARLNRPSVFVYGGTILPGCVGHEKKDADIVTVFEAVGKHANCQITDADLIDIEEHSIPGEGSCGGMYTANTMASAIEALGMSLPNSGAQSAVGDDKLIDCFDAGAAVMNMIKLGITPRDIMTKEAFENAITLIITLGGSTNAVLHLIAMAHSAGVKLTIEDFVRIGKKTPVLADLKPSGKYFMNDLVKIGGTVPLMRILVEEGLMHGDCLTVTGRTMKENVRKSKIVWPKNQKIIRPLSDPIKKDSHLVIFKGNLCPEGAVGKISGKEGLTFTGKAIVFESEEKALEAILNDKVKKGHVIVIRMEGPKGGPGMREMLSPTSAIMGKGLGKDVALITDGRFSGGSHGFVVGHVTPEAFVGGPIAVIKNGDAITIDAEKRAITLGIPAKELAARLKAWKQPKPRYTRGVLAKYAALTTSASEGAVTDKQF; encoded by the coding sequence ATGGCCAAGAAAGCAGCATCCAAGAAACCCGAATCCCTCCATCGTAAACACAGCGCCATCGTCGTGGACGGTGTCGAGCGGGCGCCCAGCCGCGCCATGCTGCATGCGGTCGGTTTTAAGCGGGAGGACTTCCAGAAGTCGCAGATCGGCATCGCCAGCACCTGGAGCATGGTCACGCCGTGTAACATGCACATTGACCGCCTGGCCAAGGAGACGGCCAAAGGCGTGGATGCAGCCGGTGGCAAAAGCCTCATCTTTAACACCATCACCATCTCCGATGGCATCTCCATGGGCACCGAGGGGATGAAGTATTCCCTGGTCAGCCGCGAGGTGATTGCGGATTCCATTGAAACCGTGGTCGGTTGCGAAGGCATGGACGGTTTTGTGGCCATCGGCGGTTGCGACAAAAACATGCCCGGCTGCCTCATGGCCATGGCACGGCTGAACCGCCCCAGCGTCTTCGTTTATGGCGGCACCATCCTGCCGGGCTGCGTGGGCCATGAGAAAAAGGATGCGGACATTGTGACCGTCTTTGAAGCCGTGGGCAAACACGCCAACTGCCAGATCACCGATGCCGATCTTATTGACATTGAGGAGCACAGCATCCCTGGCGAAGGCTCCTGCGGGGGCATGTACACAGCCAACACGATGGCCAGCGCCATCGAGGCCCTGGGCATGTCTTTGCCAAACTCAGGCGCGCAGTCCGCCGTAGGTGACGACAAGCTCATTGACTGCTTCGATGCCGGCGCTGCCGTCATGAACATGATCAAGCTGGGCATCACCCCGCGTGACATCATGACGAAGGAGGCCTTTGAAAACGCCATCACCCTCATCATCACCCTGGGCGGCTCCACCAATGCCGTGCTGCACCTCATCGCCATGGCGCACAGTGCAGGCGTGAAGCTGACCATTGAGGACTTCGTCCGCATCGGCAAAAAGACCCCGGTGCTGGCCGACCTCAAACCGAGCGGCAAATACTTCATGAACGACTTGGTGAAAATCGGCGGCACCGTGCCGCTGATGCGCATCCTGGTGGAAGAGGGCCTCATGCATGGCGACTGCCTCACCGTCACCGGTCGCACGATGAAAGAGAACGTGCGCAAGTCCAAGATCGTCTGGCCGAAAAACCAGAAAATCATCCGGCCGCTGAGCGACCCGATCAAAAAGGACAGCCACCTCGTCATCTTCAAAGGCAACCTCTGCCCCGAAGGTGCGGTCGGCAAGATCAGCGGCAAAGAAGGCCTCACCTTCACCGGCAAGGCCATCGTCTTTGAATCCGAAGAAAAAGCGCTGGAAGCCATCCTCAACGACAAGGTCAAAAAAGGCCACGTCATCGTCATCCGTATGGAAGGGCCCAAAGGCGGCCCCGGCATGCGCGAGATGCTCAGCCCCACCTCCGCCATCATGGGCAAGGGCCTGGGCAAAGATGTGGCCCTCATCACCGATGGACGCTTCAGCGGTGGCAGCCACGGTTTTGTGGTCGGCCACGTGACGCCGGAAGCCTTCGTTGGCGGCCCGATCGCCGTCATCAAAAATGGCGATGCCATCACCATTGATGCCGAAAAACGCGCCATCACCCTCGGCATCCCTGCCAAGGAACTCGCCGCCCGCTTGAAAGCCTGGAAGCAGCCCAAGCCCCGCTACACCCGCGGCGTCCTGGCCAAGTATGCCGCCCTCACCACCAGCGCCAGCGAAGGCGCGGTGACGGACAAACAATTCTGA
- a CDS encoding copper-translocating P-type ATPase: MIPHSHSHDEKPPCCQAAPKPTKPSCCGHDHSAHGESVTPPSTAKYFCPMCPGVESDKPGACPKCGMALERNPAWKAASKTLYTCPMHPEVQQDHPGNCPKCGMALEPMNVTEADDADDDAELRDMTRRFIWSAVFTLPVFITAMAHLVPAWSHAAWVSGEPTRWMQFALTTPVVLWAGWPFFQRAWQSLLHRSLNMFTLIALGVGAAYAFSVAAMLAPGWFPESLGDAHGQVPLYFEAAAVIIVLVLLGQVLELRARARTGSAIQELLGLQPKTARLVTDQGDKDVPIDSLTVGQQVRVRPGEKMPVDGVVVEGNSQVDESMLTGEPEPVEKQKGAQVTGGTLNQHGSLVVQTERVGADTLLAQIVHLVGQAQRSRAPIQALADKIAAWFVPAVLAASVITFGFWFWLGPQPALAYAIANAVAVLIIACPCALGLATPMSVMVGIGRGAQMGVLIREAAAIEKLALLNTLAVDKTGTLTVGKPEVTRVLTLPGSLLSADESLRLAAALERQSEHPLAHALLQAAEKKNLTLPEVTGFHATTAGGVSGQVAGQPTVIGKAAFLREQGISQVDALEALGMPHQAEGKSAIYMAVKGKATAVFIVSDPIKSSTPDALAQLKELDISVVMLTGDNERTAGHIARTLGIQRFHAGVTPQEKHRYITEMRKPGAVVGMAGDGINDAPALAEADVGIAMGTGTDIAMESAPVTLVKGDLRGIVHAILLGRAMMHNIRQNLLFAFLYNALGIPLAAGLLYPWFGWLLSPMIAGAAMSLSSVSVIGNALRLRHLKLKA, translated from the coding sequence ATGATACCTCACTCCCATTCCCATGACGAAAAACCCCCCTGCTGCCAGGCTGCACCCAAGCCTACGAAACCCAGTTGCTGCGGGCATGATCACAGCGCCCATGGGGAGTCTGTGACGCCACCCAGCACGGCGAAGTATTTTTGCCCCATGTGCCCCGGAGTGGAGTCTGACAAGCCAGGCGCCTGCCCAAAATGCGGCATGGCCCTGGAGCGCAATCCGGCCTGGAAGGCGGCCAGCAAGACGCTCTACACCTGTCCCATGCATCCTGAGGTGCAACAGGACCACCCTGGCAACTGCCCCAAATGCGGCATGGCCCTGGAGCCGATGAATGTGACCGAGGCTGATGACGCGGATGACGATGCTGAACTGCGCGACATGACGCGGCGCTTCATCTGGAGCGCCGTGTTCACCCTGCCGGTATTCATCACCGCCATGGCCCACCTGGTGCCCGCCTGGAGCCATGCTGCCTGGGTCAGCGGTGAACCCACGCGCTGGATGCAGTTTGCCCTTACCACCCCGGTGGTGCTGTGGGCGGGTTGGCCCTTTTTCCAGCGGGCCTGGCAGTCGCTTCTGCATCGCAGCCTGAACATGTTTACCCTCATCGCCCTGGGGGTGGGCGCGGCCTATGCCTTTAGCGTCGCAGCCATGCTGGCCCCCGGCTGGTTTCCTGAAAGCCTGGGCGATGCACATGGCCAGGTGCCCTTGTACTTTGAGGCCGCCGCGGTCATCATTGTGCTTGTTCTCCTGGGGCAGGTGCTGGAGCTGCGCGCCCGTGCCCGCACCGGCAGCGCCATCCAGGAACTGCTGGGCTTGCAGCCCAAGACCGCCCGGCTCGTGACCGACCAAGGGGATAAGGATGTCCCCATTGACTCCCTCACCGTCGGCCAGCAGGTGCGCGTGCGCCCTGGTGAAAAGATGCCCGTGGACGGCGTGGTGGTGGAAGGCAACAGCCAGGTGGATGAATCCATGCTCACCGGTGAACCGGAACCGGTGGAGAAACAAAAGGGTGCCCAGGTGACGGGCGGCACGCTGAACCAGCACGGCAGCCTCGTGGTGCAAACCGAGCGCGTGGGGGCTGATACGCTGCTGGCGCAGATCGTCCACCTTGTCGGTCAGGCCCAGCGCAGCCGCGCGCCCATCCAGGCCCTGGCGGACAAGATCGCCGCGTGGTTTGTGCCCGCCGTGCTGGCGGCCTCCGTGATCACCTTTGGGTTTTGGTTTTGGTTAGGTCCCCAGCCCGCCCTGGCCTACGCCATTGCCAATGCCGTAGCCGTTTTGATCATCGCCTGCCCCTGTGCCCTGGGGCTGGCCACGCCCATGAGCGTCATGGTGGGCATTGGGCGTGGGGCTCAAATGGGTGTTCTCATCCGGGAGGCGGCCGCCATCGAAAAACTGGCCCTGCTCAACACCCTGGCAGTGGATAAAACAGGCACCCTCACGGTGGGCAAACCGGAAGTGACCAGGGTGCTCACGCTGCCAGGCAGTTTGTTATCCGCCGACGAATCCCTGCGCCTGGCCGCAGCTCTGGAACGCCAGAGCGAGCATCCCCTGGCCCATGCCCTTTTGCAGGCGGCAGAGAAAAAGAACCTGACTCTCCCGGAGGTGACCGGCTTCCACGCCACCACCGCAGGCGGGGTCAGCGGTCAGGTCGCGGGGCAGCCCACGGTCATCGGAAAGGCAGCCTTTTTGCGTGAGCAGGGCATCTCCCAGGTGGATGCCCTGGAAGCTCTCGGCATGCCGCATCAGGCCGAAGGAAAGTCTGCCATCTACATGGCCGTGAAAGGTAAGGCCACAGCCGTCTTCATCGTCAGCGATCCCATCAAGTCCAGCACGCCCGATGCCCTGGCCCAGTTAAAAGAGCTCGACATCTCCGTGGTCATGCTGACGGGGGATAATGAACGCACGGCGGGCCACATCGCGCGCACCCTGGGCATTCAGCGCTTCCACGCCGGGGTGACCCCGCAGGAAAAGCACCGCTACATCACCGAGATGAGAAAACCGGGTGCCGTTGTCGGCATGGCGGGTGATGGCATCAATGATGCCCCCGCCCTGGCCGAAGCCGATGTCGGCATCGCCATGGGCACAGGCACCGACATTGCCATGGAGAGCGCACCCGTGACCCTGGTGAAGGGCGACCTGCGCGGCATCGTACATGCCATTTTGTTAGGCCGCGCCATGATGCACAACATCCGCCAGAACCTGCTCTTTGCCTTCCTTTACAATGCCCTCGGCATCCCCCTGGCGGCAGGGCTCCTGTATCCCTGGTTTGGCTGGCTGCTGAGTCCGATGATCGCCGGAGCGGCGATGAGCCTCAGTTCGGTGTCGGTGATAGGCAATGCCCTGAGACTGCGGCATTTGAAACTGAAGGCGTGA
- a CDS encoding GNAT family N-acetyltransferase produces the protein MIRLATPEDARRIAEIQVEAWRVAYSGIMPGEYLQALQVEPREAVWRGACGQEGAPVWVGAVKTGAESEEKLAGFCHLRPSRDEDGEGAAEVTSIYLLSDHWRRGLGRELLAAAMAFAAERDFVRVTLWVLVENLPAREFYEALGFRPDGRLKQEQKPGFCLNEMRYGWEVGAF, from the coding sequence ATGATACGGCTCGCCACACCTGAAGACGCCCGGAGGATCGCGGAGATCCAGGTGGAGGCGTGGCGGGTGGCTTATTCCGGAATAATGCCGGGGGAGTATTTGCAAGCCCTACAGGTGGAGCCGCGTGAGGCGGTGTGGCGGGGGGCTTGCGGGCAGGAGGGGGCTCCGGTGTGGGTGGGGGCGGTGAAGACGGGGGCGGAGTCGGAAGAGAAGCTGGCAGGCTTTTGCCATTTGCGACCGTCGCGGGATGAAGACGGCGAGGGGGCAGCGGAGGTGACATCCATTTACTTGCTGTCGGACCATTGGCGGCGGGGTCTGGGCCGGGAGCTGCTAGCGGCCGCGATGGCCTTTGCGGCGGAGCGGGACTTTGTGCGGGTGACGCTGTGGGTGCTGGTGGAAAACCTGCCCGCCCGGGAGTTTTATGAGGCCCTGGGCTTTCGTCCGGATGGGCGTCTGAAGCAGGAACAGAAACCCGGTTTTTGCCTGAATGAGATGCGGTATGGGTGGGAGGTGGGGGCGTTTTAA
- the rsmH gene encoding 16S rRNA (cytosine(1402)-N(4))-methyltransferase RsmH: protein MSSEADSPLTPPAGTYKRRPRYSGKNPRRFDQKYKELNADQYPDEVAKVLAAGKTPAGQHVPIMVHEVLECLRPQPGERAVDCTLGYGGHSRALWQALQPGGHLLSLDADPIELERSLARLRAGGMEADTFTALRCNFAGLTKALADQGWHEGADVIFADLGLSSMQIDNPARGFTFKHDGPLDMRLNPQRGKPASEWLAELSVEKLTRLLEENADEPRAALLAEHLYQTARQTPLTRTKALAECIRQGLPRSVSAEDADNTVRRVFQAIRILVNEEFTVLDGLLRALPGALKPGGRVAILTFHSGEDRRVKKAFQEGRNTGLYSDVAREVVRAGMEEQRQNPRSSPAKLRWAIRAH, encoded by the coding sequence ATGAGCTCTGAGGCTGACTCTCCCCTCACGCCCCCAGCGGGGACGTATAAACGCCGCCCACGCTACAGTGGCAAGAATCCGCGCCGGTTTGACCAGAAGTATAAGGAGCTGAATGCGGACCAGTATCCGGATGAGGTGGCGAAGGTGCTGGCGGCGGGCAAGACGCCGGCCGGGCAGCATGTGCCGATCATGGTGCATGAGGTGCTGGAATGCCTGCGCCCGCAGCCGGGCGAGCGGGCAGTGGACTGCACCCTGGGATATGGTGGCCATAGCCGCGCGCTGTGGCAGGCGCTCCAGCCAGGCGGCCACCTGCTGTCTCTTGATGCGGACCCTATCGAGCTGGAGAGAAGCTTGGCGCGGCTGCGTGCCGGGGGGATGGAGGCGGATACTTTTACGGCGCTGCGTTGCAACTTTGCGGGCCTCACCAAGGCGCTGGCGGACCAGGGCTGGCATGAGGGCGCGGACGTGATTTTTGCTGACCTGGGCCTGTCCTCCATGCAGATTGACAATCCGGCGCGCGGTTTCACTTTTAAACACGACGGCCCGCTGGACATGCGCCTGAATCCTCAGCGCGGCAAACCGGCGTCTGAATGGCTGGCGGAGCTGAGTGTGGAAAAACTGACGCGTCTGCTGGAGGAGAATGCGGATGAACCGCGCGCCGCTCTGCTGGCCGAGCATCTGTATCAAACCGCCCGGCAGACACCGCTCACCCGCACCAAGGCGCTGGCGGAATGCATCCGCCAGGGGCTGCCGCGATCCGTGTCGGCAGAGGATGCGGACAACACGGTCCGCCGCGTCTTTCAGGCGATCCGAATCCTTGTGAATGAGGAGTTTACGGTCCTGGACGGCCTGCTCCGAGCCCTGCCGGGTGCCCTTAAACCGGGGGGGCGGGTAGCCATTCTGACCTTTCATTCCGGGGAGGACCGGCGGGTGAAAAAGGCCTTTCAGGAAGGGCGGAATACAGGTCTTTATTCGGACGTGGCCCGGGAAGTCGTCCGTGCCGGGATGGAGGAGCAGCGCCAAAATCCGCGTTCGTCCCCGGCCAAACTGCGCTGGGCAATACGCGCACACTGA